Below is a genomic region from Salinirussus salinus.
CCCACGCACTCCTGCTGTGGCGCCAGCTCACCCAGTGGCTCGGCGGGATGGGGATCGTCGTCCTCGCGGTGGCGATCCTCCCCGAGCTCTCCGTCGGTGGCGCCCAGCTGATGGACGCCGAGGCGCCGGGCCCGGGCATCGAGAAGCTCACCCCGCGGATCGCCAAGACCGCGCGGGTGCTCTGGCTGGTCTATCTCGGGTTCACAGTTCTGGAGTTCCTGCTGCTCTACGGCGCCCACCTGGCCGGCCTGGCGCCGAACATGGGGCTGTACAACGCCGTGCTCCACCCGCTGACGACCATGCCGACCGGCGGGTTCTCCCCGGAGGCCCGCTCCATCGAGGCCTTCTCCGCCACTGTCCAGTGGATAGTCATCCCCTTCATGGTCGCGGCGGGGACGAACTTCGCGCTGTTCTGGGGGGCGCTCACCGACGGCCCCTCGCGGCTGCTGGAGGACGCGGAGTTCCGGTACTACGCCGGCCTGCTCGGCGTCGGGACGGCGCTTGCGGCCGGTCTGCTCTACGGGGGCGTGGGGATCGGTCTGGCCGAACTCCCGGTGGAGGTCGCACCGATCCCCGGCGAACTGGAGGACTCACTGCGCCACGGCGCCTTCCAGGCGGTGTCGATCATCACCACCACCGGGTACGCGAGCATGGACTTCAACACCTGGAGCGGGGCCAGCCAGTCGGTACTGCTCGTCGCCCTCTTCCTGGGCGGGTCCGCGGGGTCGACTGGTGGCGCGATCAAGATGGTCCGGACGCTGGTCATCCTGAAAGCGGTCAAGCGGGAGCTGTTCACGACGGTCCACCCCGAGGCGGTCTCGCCGGTCCGGCTGGGGGGCCGGGCGCTGGACGAGACCGCCGTCCGGGGCATCTTCTCGTTTACCCTGCTGTACCTGGTCATCTTTCTCGCCGGCGTCGCGGTGCTGGCGGTCGACGCTTCCCGGGCCGCCGAGACGATCCCGCTGTTCGATATCATCTCTGCCACCGCGGCGACGCTGGGCAACGTCGGGCCGGGCTTCGGCGTCGTCGGTCCGATGAACAACTACCTCCCCTTCACGGACTTCTCGAAGCTGGTGATGGTCTTCCTGATGTGGGTCGGCCGGCTGGAGATCCTGCCGGTCTTTGTCCTGCTGACGCGGGCGTACTGGCGGTCCTGACTCTCCACCCGCCGGCCGGGTCTGCCGCTGGACGGCCGGACAACGACAGCTTTTCCTCGCTCTCGCCCAACACATGAATATGACCACAGGGGTCGTCCTGCTGAACTTCGGCGAGCCGTCGGAACCGGACCGCGAGGCCGTCCTCGACTACCTCGAGCGCATCTTCATGGCCAACGCGGACCTGGAGGAGTACGACTCCGAGGAGGCCGCCCGCGAGCGCTCCCGGAAACTCGCACAGCGCCGGGCGCCCGGCCTGATGGAGGAGTACGAGGAGATCGGCGGCTCGCCGCTGAACGAACAGGCCCGCGGCCAGACGGAGGCGCTGGAGGCGGAACTCCGCGACCGCGGGTTCGACGTGGCCACCTACCTGGGGATGCAGTACACCGAGCCGCTGATCCCCGACGCCGCCGCCGCGGCCCACGGGGACGGCGTCGACCGGGTGATCGGCCTCCCGATCTACCCGCTGTGTGGCCCGTCGACGAACGTCGTCTCGCTGGACGAACTCGAGGAGTCCATCGACGACCTCGGGTGGGAGGTCCCGTTTCAGGCGATCACCGGCTGGCACAAACACCCCGGGTACAACCACGTCCGCGCCGGGAACATCGCCGACTACGCCGGGGAGTGGGGCGTCGACCTGGCCGACGAGGACACCGCACTGGTCTTCTCCGCACACGGCACCCCACAGCACTACCTGGAGGAGGGGAGCCGCTACGACATCTACGTCGACGAGTACACCTCGGTCGTGGCCTCCCTTCTGGGCGTCGAGGAGTACCACGTCGGCTTCCAGAACCACGAGAACCGCGACATCCCCTGGACCGAACCCGAGGTCGAGGACCTCGTGGCGGGCCTGGACGCCGAGCGGGTCGTCGTCGAGCCGGTCAGCTTCCTGCACGAACAGAGCGAGACCCTCTCCGAACTCGACATCGACCTCCGCGAGGAGGCCGAGGAGGCCGGGCTGGACTTCTACCGCGTGCCGATCCCCCACGACGACGAGCGCCTGCCGGAGGTGTTCGCGGACCTGCTGGAACCCTTCCTGGCGGACTTCGCGCCGGAGTACTACCAGTACCGCCAGTGCAAGTGCCGGGACGTGCCGGGGACGATGTGTCTGAACGCCCCTCAGGAGACGCCCCACGCCGAGGACGTCGCGGTCGACGCCGCCGACGCCGACCTCGAGGCCGACGACTGACATGCGCGTCGTCACCGTCGGGGCGGGGATCACCGGGCTCGCGCTGACTCACGAGCTCGCCGAGCGGGGCGTCGACAGCGTCGCGCTCGAGGCGAGAGAGGCGGCCGGCGGGGTGATCCAGTCCCGCCCGGTCGACGGGACTGTCGCCGAGGTCGGTCCCCAGCGGATGCGCGCGACGCCGGGCGTGCGCGAGCTCGTCGGGGCCGCGGGCCTGGAGGACGAGCTGGTCACTGCCGGGGACGGGACGCTCTTCGTCTACGCGGACGGTCAGTTGCGGGAGGCACCGACCTCCAGGGACGCCTTCCTCCGGACGGACCTGCTGTCCTGGCCGGCGAAACTCCGGCTGCTCGCGGAGCCGCTGACCCGCCCGGGGATCGACCAGGAGACCGTCGCCGACACCTTCACCCGGAAGTTCGGCCGGCAGGCATACGAGCGCTTCATCGGCCCGCTGTACGGCGGGCTCTACGGCTCCGACCCTGCGGAGATGCCCGCCGCCTTCGCCCTCTCGGGGCTGATGGAGCGGGAGGAAGAGGCCGGCAGCATGCTCCGTGCGTTCCTCGAGCGGGTCGGGCAGGGCGAGAAGGCCCCGCCCGCGACCATCGAGGGCGGCCTCCAGCGACTCCCCGAGGCGCTTGCCGGCCGGTACGACGACCGCGTCCGCCTCGGCGAACCGGTCACGGCGATCCGTCCCGCCGGCGAGGCGACGCCCCCGGACTCCGTCGCGGCCGCGGCGGACGGCGGGGCGGCGACCGGAAGCGCTTCCGGACAGGGGCCGCGCTACACGGTCGAGACGGCCGGGGACAGCTACGCGGCCGACCACGTCGTGGTGACCGCACCGGCGGGCGTCGCCGGCGAGCTTCTGGAGGGGGTCGCGCCGGGCGCCGACCGGCTCCGGGAGCTGACCTACAATCCCCTGGCGCTGGTCTACCTGCAGAGCGAGGGCCAGCCCGCCGACGGCCTCGGCTACCAGGTCAGCTACCAGGAGGAGTTGCACACGCTCGGCGTCTCGTTCAACGGCGTCCTGTTCGGGCGCGACAACCTCTGTACGGCCTTTCTGGGTGGGATGCACGAACCGGAGCTGCTGGAGGAGTCCGACGACCGGCTGGGCGAGACCGCCCGCCGGGAGTTCGAGCGGGCGACGGGGACCGGAGCGACGGTGCTCGACGTTGAACGCCGCGAGCGGTGGTTCCCCGCCTACGACCACACCTGGTGGGGGACCGAGGAGGTCGAGACCCCGCCGGGGGTCCACCTGGCGACCAACTACACGGCGCGGATGGGGATCCCGAGCCGCGTGCGCGAGGCGACGCAGGTGGCCGAGGAACTCGCAGGTGGGTAGTCCCGTCGTCCGCCGTGGGGGTCGCCGGCGGCGCCGGTGGGTTTTTGCCTCGGGCGGCGAACCGTCCGTGCGTTCGGCATGACCCCGATGCCAGGGCGGCTCGAGGACATCGACCTCTCCCGGCGGAACCGCCTGGTCGTCTACTACGTGCTCGCCATCGTGGGTGTGGTCCTGCTGTACACGCTGCTGTACAACGCCGGGATGCGGGTCTTCGAGGGGCGCCCGCAGTCGGTCTTCCGGTCGTTTCAAACGGTGACCGAGACGATGACGACCACGGGCTACGGCGCGGACTCGCCGTGGGCCACCCCGGTGATGAACGGCTTCGTCGTGTTCATGCAACTCAGTGGGATCGCGATCGGCTTCTTCACCCTCCGGCTCATCATCATCCCGCTGTTCTCCGAGGCGGAGGTCAACCTGGACAGCCGCCTGACGCCGAAAAGCGACCACGTCGTGATCTGCGAGTACCGCCGGGACTCGGCGGTGTTGCTCGACGAACTCGGCGAACTGGGGGTCGACTACGTGCTGATCTCCTCCGACAAGGAGGAGGCCAGGTCGCTGTCGGACGCCGGCTACTCGGTCATCCACGGCTCCCCACAGGAGGCGGAGTCGTTCCGGCGCGCCGGCATCGACACCGCCCGGGCGGTCATCACGGACGCCGGCGACGCCAACGTCAACACGATCCTGACGGTCCGGTCGGTCCGCGGGGACGTCGAAGTGGTGGCGCTGACCGACGACAGCGACCTCGAGGACGTGCTCCTCGACGCGGGCGCGGACAGCGTCCTCTCGCCGCGGGCGGTGCTCGGGCGGCGGCTGGCCGAGAAAGCCGTGGCCTCCTTCGGGGGCGGGCTTCGCGACACCATCGAGCTCGGCGCCGACATCGAGGTGACGGAGATCCCGGTC
It encodes:
- a CDS encoding TrkH family potassium uptake protein; protein product: MVSVRVDWRASCSLVGSVLKYLSLPLLFPLGVAVYFGEDVLTFAAVAAVTLTVGFGLERLDTDPDIGAREGFLMVAATWLAVALVGTLPYVLAGMGTASTLADPVNALFESMSGFTTTGATVMGSIGLEQHSHALLLWRQLTQWLGGMGIVVLAVAILPELSVGGAQLMDAEAPGPGIEKLTPRIAKTARVLWLVYLGFTVLEFLLLYGAHLAGLAPNMGLYNAVLHPLTTMPTGGFSPEARSIEAFSATVQWIVIPFMVAAGTNFALFWGALTDGPSRLLEDAEFRYYAGLLGVGTALAAGLLYGGVGIGLAELPVEVAPIPGELEDSLRHGAFQAVSIITTTGYASMDFNTWSGASQSVLLVALFLGGSAGSTGGAIKMVRTLVILKAVKRELFTTVHPEAVSPVRLGGRALDETAVRGIFSFTLLYLVIFLAGVAVLAVDASRAAETIPLFDIISATAATLGNVGPGFGVVGPMNNYLPFTDFSKLVMVFLMWVGRLEILPVFVLLTRAYWRS
- the hemH gene encoding ferrochelatase, which translates into the protein MTTGVVLLNFGEPSEPDREAVLDYLERIFMANADLEEYDSEEAARERSRKLAQRRAPGLMEEYEEIGGSPLNEQARGQTEALEAELRDRGFDVATYLGMQYTEPLIPDAAAAAHGDGVDRVIGLPIYPLCGPSTNVVSLDELEESIDDLGWEVPFQAITGWHKHPGYNHVRAGNIADYAGEWGVDLADEDTALVFSAHGTPQHYLEEGSRYDIYVDEYTSVVASLLGVEEYHVGFQNHENRDIPWTEPEVEDLVAGLDAERVVVEPVSFLHEQSETLSELDIDLREEAEEAGLDFYRVPIPHDDERLPEVFADLLEPFLADFAPEYYQYRQCKCRDVPGTMCLNAPQETPHAEDVAVDAADADLEADD
- the hemG gene encoding protoporphyrinogen oxidase, producing the protein MRVVTVGAGITGLALTHELAERGVDSVALEAREAAGGVIQSRPVDGTVAEVGPQRMRATPGVRELVGAAGLEDELVTAGDGTLFVYADGQLREAPTSRDAFLRTDLLSWPAKLRLLAEPLTRPGIDQETVADTFTRKFGRQAYERFIGPLYGGLYGSDPAEMPAAFALSGLMEREEEAGSMLRAFLERVGQGEKAPPATIEGGLQRLPEALAGRYDDRVRLGEPVTAIRPAGEATPPDSVAAAADGGAATGSASGQGPRYTVETAGDSYAADHVVVTAPAGVAGELLEGVAPGADRLRELTYNPLALVYLQSEGQPADGLGYQVSYQEELHTLGVSFNGVLFGRDNLCTAFLGGMHEPELLEESDDRLGETARREFERATGTGATVLDVERRERWFPAYDHTWWGTEEVETPPGVHLATNYTARMGIPSRVREATQVAEELAGG